Genomic DNA from Herpetosiphon gulosus:
GTTCGGTATCGAACAGGGCTACGCCAAGCCGATAGAGACAACCACCAGGAGTCATCCGAACGCCATGATAGATCATCAACCAGCCTTCCTCGGTGGCGATCGGCGGTGGTGACAAACCAATTTTGTTGGCATCCCACCATGCGCCTTTACGGGCCTCAAGCATGCATTGGTGCTGGCCCCAATGGCGTAAATCAGGTGAGAGCGACATCCAAATATGCGACCCTTGTGCGCCAATCGGGCGATGAATCATCGCCCATAAGCCGTTAATCCGAACGGGAAAGAGCGCAGCATCTTTATTTTCGGGCTGCATCACCACTCCATAGCGAGTAAAGGTCTTGAAATCGGTGGTTGTTGCCAAGGAAACCCCAGGCCCACCAGTCGCATAGGAGGTATACACAACCCCATAGGCTGCTAATTCCTCAATATAGGTAATGCGCGGATCTTCAATCCCCCAGCGTTCTTCGGGATACTGCTGTGGATCAGGCGCAAAGGTTGGGTGGGCATCAATTTGCCAATGATCAAGCCCATTGGCCGAGCGAGCTGCACAGAAATGCGAATGCCCACGCCGATCTTCAACGCGGCATAACAACAAGGTTGTGCCATCGGCGAGCACAGTTGCACCAGGGTTAAACACGCTATTAATCGGGTACGGCCAATCGCTTGCTTGTAAAATCGGGTTGGCTGGATGGCGTGCGAAGAGATCGAGTCGATTATGTTGCATCATCATTTATTCCAGACTGTCTCGCCATGAGACACTACAGTGGCCTTAATGAACTTGAATCACGTGGTGGAATCAAATCTGCCCGAATGCGCGGTGGTCGGGTAACGCTGGCTGAAGTGTTTTCCGCTGTTCCGCGCCTGATTGGTGGCGTAAGTGTTTGAATCGTCAATCGGCCAATTAAAAATGCGAGGGTTGATTCGGCCCCCTGATTTTGATTAATCCGATCAATTTCCAATCCATCAGCACAGCCACCGGTGCGCTGATCGTAGAGCGCTACACCCGCATCGTTGTGGCCGAGAAACCAATAAAAGGCATGCTGGGCTTCATCGTACCAACCTGAATCGCCTGTGCTTTCAAAGGCTGCACATGCTGCTAACACGGTTGCCTGAGCCTCAATTGGCTGTTGATCATAGTGTGCTGGAGCTTGCCCACGCTGGAAAAAACCATTCGAACCAATTGGTTTGAAATGTTCAGCCTCAGGCCGCTGGATCGCACAGAGCCAGGTCAAGGCCGTTAATCCAGCCTCAACCATATCTGGGCGCTGAAGGGTTTGACCACTGACAATCAACGCATGCGGCAGAACCGCATTATCATAGGTCAGATGGTCATCAAACCATTCCCAATCAGGCTGATGCGCCGCTTGAAAGCGGGACAATAATTGTTCAGCGAGTTGCAATTGGCTGGCCATAACCGTGCGATCACCAGGAAAGCGTTGACGATAGGCAGCGAATCCCAACAATGCTAAGGCCCATGGCCGTGGGTGGGTCAGCTGAGACACCGCCGGAAGCGCAAAACGGAGGAGTCGTTGCGCAACGCCGCACAAGCCCGGATCATGGCTCTGTTCAAGCACTATGCCAAGTGCCCAGATACTGCGAGCATGGGCATCCTCCGAGCCTGTCGCCTCTAGCCATTGCCGATTTGCTCCCATAAAGTTGCGAAACCGTTGGGTAGCTGGATTAAAGGCATACCAGAGAAACGCTAAATAGCGCATTGCCAAGCGCTGCGCCTGTGGTTCTTGGATAGGGTCGAGCAGCATCGTGGCAATCAAAGCCCGCGCATTATCATCGGTCGCATAGCCTTCGTGATGATTGGGAATATTCAAGATCGCATGTTGGATCAAGCCCATATCGTCGGTCATGGCGATCAGATGATCAAGACATAACGGCGGGATGATCGGTGAATCAGGCATGATTGGTTGATTGGCTAGCACTAGCACTGGATGGAGTGGGTGCGTCCGTGCCTGCACAAAACTCTGCATATAGTGCGTAGCAACAACCGACCAGAGCATCGTGCGCCCACGTTGATAGGCCTGTTCGCGGATGGTTTGACGCAGCTGGGGTTCGGCTAAAAGCGTGTTAACCTGCTCAGCAAGCATCGCTGGATCATGAAACGGAACCAGCATGCCACCACCATGGGCCAAGAGTTCGGTTGCATACCAATAGGGTGTCGAGACAATCGCCTTACCAGCCCCAATCGCATAGGCTAAAGTACCCGATACGCTTTGTTCTTGGGTATGATAGGGTGTAATATACACATCAGCCGCACCCATATAAATTGCTAAAGCGCTGGAACTCACAAATTGATCGTGAAACCGCACATGCGCTTGAATTCCAAGTTGCTCGACTAAGGCTTGAAGCATCTCCCGATAAGCCTCACCAAAGGTTTGACGAACGGTTGGGTGGGTTGCCCCAACAATCACATAGAGCACATGCGGATGCTGTTTGATCAGGGACGGCAAGGCATTCAAGACATCTTCGATACCTTTATTTGGCGAGAGCAAGCCAAAGGTAAGCAGAACCTGCTTGCCAGTCAGATTGGCGTGTTGTTTATCCTCATAGCCATCGCGAAACGGCAGATCAGGAATGCCATGCGGGATACAATCAATCTGAGCCAATGGAATGCCATAAATCGTATGGATTAAATCGACTGCATGCGAACTCATCACGATAATCCGTTGTGATCGTTGAGCAAGCTCCCACAGAATCGTATGTTGATCAGCGGTTGGTTCGCGTAACACCGTATGCAAGGTGGTCACAATTGGAATTGTGATCGCACGAATGAGCAAGAGCAGATTACGCCCCGATGCCCCACCAAAAATCCCATATTCGTGCTGAATACACACAAGGTCATAGGAACTCAAGCGGATAAAATCGGCAGCTTGATAATAAGCATATGGGTCATCCTGATCAATCGTAAAGACAACTGAATCAGGGTAGTCATAGCCTGCAGGCGTATCATTCATGGCCATCACCTCGATCCTGCTCTGAGGATACGCTTCAAGCAAGGCC
This window encodes:
- a CDS encoding glycosyltransferase family 4 protein — translated: MPTPSHSSIRSILIIGNYAPRQCGIATYTTDLRMALLEAYPQSRIEVMAMNDTPAGYDYPDSVVFTIDQDDPYAYYQAADFIRLSSYDLVCIQHEYGIFGGASGRNLLLLIRAITIPIVTTLHTVLREPTADQHTILWELAQRSQRIIVMSSHAVDLIHTIYGIPLAQIDCIPHGIPDLPFRDGYEDKQHANLTGKQVLLTFGLLSPNKGIEDVLNALPSLIKQHPHVLYVIVGATHPTVRQTFGEAYREMLQALVEQLGIQAHVRFHDQFVSSSALAIYMGAADVYITPYHTQEQSVSGTLAYAIGAGKAIVSTPYWYATELLAHGGGMLVPFHDPAMLAEQVNTLLAEPQLRQTIREQAYQRGRTMLWSVVATHYMQSFVQARTHPLHPVLVLANQPIMPDSPIIPPLCLDHLIAMTDDMGLIQHAILNIPNHHEGYATDDNARALIATMLLDPIQEPQAQRLAMRYLAFLWYAFNPATQRFRNFMGANRQWLEATGSEDAHARSIWALGIVLEQSHDPGLCGVAQRLLRFALPAVSQLTHPRPWALALLGFAAYRQRFPGDRTVMASQLQLAEQLLSRFQAAHQPDWEWFDDHLTYDNAVLPHALIVSGQTLQRPDMVEAGLTALTWLCAIQRPEAEHFKPIGSNGFFQRGQAPAHYDQQPIEAQATVLAACAAFESTGDSGWYDEAQHAFYWFLGHNDAGVALYDQRTGGCADGLEIDRINQNQGAESTLAFLIGRLTIQTLTPPIRRGTAENTSASVTRPPRIRADLIPPRDSSSLRPL
- a CDS encoding glycosidase codes for the protein MMMQHNRLDLFARHPANPILQASDWPYPINSVFNPGATVLADGTTLLLCRVEDRRGHSHFCAARSANGLDHWQIDAHPTFAPDPQQYPEERWGIEDPRITYIEELAAYGVVYTSYATGGPGVSLATTTDFKTFTRYGVVMQPENKDAALFPVRINGLWAMIHRPIGAQGSHIWMSLSPDLRHWGQHQCMLEARKGAWWDANKIGLSPPPIATEEGWLMIYHGVRMTPGGCLYRLGVALFDTEHPERCLRRGEPWVLSPHTEYERHGDVPNVIFPCGVTVLADGDTLHVYYGAADSCIAVAIGSIRQVLDWLTIYGVAT